The following are encoded together in the Methylomonas methanica MC09 genome:
- the rpoH gene encoding RNA polymerase sigma factor RpoH gives MNNMLALPINLSVGTFDSYLSLVARMPKLSAEQEYDLAVRYRDEGDLEAARELVMANLRFVAHVARGYAGYGLPLADIVQEGNIGLMKAVKRFDPDMGVRLVSFAVHWIKAEIHEFVIKNWRIVKVATTKAQRKLFFNLRKLKKDLSYLSPDEAEVIADNLDVDVKTVFEMERRLDGRDVGLEPGADESEDNSIAPIAYLEQQNADPAQLLENSDWQNRKEDLLMDAMAELDDRSRDILASRWLAEEKATLHELADRYSVSAERIRQLEQNAMKKLKAAVVLAA, from the coding sequence ATGAATAATATGTTGGCTTTGCCGATCAATTTGTCGGTCGGGACTTTTGACAGTTATTTGAGTCTGGTTGCTCGCATGCCTAAATTGTCAGCCGAGCAAGAATACGATTTGGCTGTACGTTATCGCGATGAAGGCGATCTTGAAGCGGCGCGCGAACTGGTCATGGCTAACCTCCGTTTTGTTGCGCATGTGGCTCGCGGTTATGCCGGTTATGGCTTGCCGCTGGCCGATATCGTCCAAGAAGGTAACATTGGCTTGATGAAGGCAGTAAAACGCTTCGATCCCGACATGGGCGTGCGCTTGGTTTCCTTTGCCGTGCACTGGATTAAGGCCGAAATTCATGAATTTGTGATTAAAAACTGGCGTATCGTTAAAGTTGCAACCACTAAGGCGCAGCGCAAACTGTTTTTTAATTTGCGTAAACTCAAAAAGGATTTGAGCTATTTGTCGCCGGACGAGGCGGAAGTTATAGCCGATAACCTGGATGTCGATGTAAAAACCGTGTTTGAAATGGAGCGGAGGCTGGATGGACGCGATGTAGGTTTGGAACCCGGCGCCGACGAATCCGAAGATAACAGCATTGCCCCCATTGCTTATCTCGAGCAGCAAAACGCTGATCCTGCTCAGCTACTGGAAAACAGCGATTGGCAGAATAGAAAAGAAGATTTGTTAATGGACGCAATGGCCGAACTCGATGACAGAAGCCGGGATATTTTGGCGAGTCGTTGGCTGGCGGAAGAAAAAGCGACCCTGCATGAACTGGCTGATCGTTACAGCGTCTCCGCGGAACGTATACGGCAGCTGGAGCAAAATGCCATGAAAAAACTCAAAGCCGCGGTTGTGTTGGCGGCATAA
- a CDS encoding SOS response-associated peptidase yields MCGRYDLTANAEQIVEHFMLQRAPKYERSYNIAPGRKILTIVQRDDGTRKGANLHWGLVPSWAKDIKIGWHLINARMETVREKPSFRAAFARRRCLIPATGFYEWQKRDAGKQAFHIHRQDGQLFAFAGLWEHWDQGGETLYSCTVITTDAAGLMQPIHERMPVILPPENYQNWLDKAAEPDAAFALLANNAYEDMKATPVSDWVNKPGNDGERCVEEVAVG; encoded by the coding sequence ATGTGCGGCCGCTACGATCTAACTGCCAACGCCGAGCAGATTGTCGAGCACTTTATGCTGCAGCGAGCGCCCAAGTATGAGCGCAGCTACAACATCGCCCCGGGGCGGAAGATACTGACTATCGTCCAGCGCGACGATGGTACGCGCAAAGGTGCCAACCTGCACTGGGGCCTGGTGCCGTCCTGGGCCAAAGACATCAAAATCGGCTGGCACCTGATTAACGCCCGCATGGAAACCGTGCGGGAAAAACCCTCGTTCCGCGCCGCCTTCGCCCGCCGCCGCTGCCTGATACCGGCCACCGGCTTTTACGAATGGCAAAAGCGCGACGCCGGCAAACAGGCCTTCCACATCCACCGCCAAGACGGCCAACTGTTCGCCTTCGCCGGCTTGTGGGAACATTGGGACCAAGGCGGCGAAACCCTGTACTCCTGCACCGTCATCACCACCGACGCCGCCGGCCTGATGCAGCCGATACACGAACGCATGCCCGTCATCCTGCCGCCGGAAAACTACCAAAACTGGCTGGACAAAGCCGCCGAACCGGACGCCGCCTTCGCCTTATTGGCCAATAACGCTTACGAAGATATGAAAGCCACGCCGGTCAGCGATTGGGTAAACAAACCCGGGAATGATGGCGAAAGGTGTGTGGAGGAGGTGGCGGTTGGATAG
- a CDS encoding DUF488 family protein gives MNIYTIGYEGIDLDAFMALLKTYNIETVIDIREFPGSRKPGFSKTALSNALNLSGIEYLHLVELGCPKLVRERYKQDNNWQSYKKSFLEYLPTQEQAIATVAEIATYSNCALLCYEADYRFCHRSLVADAVRQNNGTNIVHINPAEAKTRKAESVSPALA, from the coding sequence ATGAACATTTACACCATTGGCTACGAAGGCATCGATTTAGACGCATTCATGGCGCTTTTAAAAACGTACAACATCGAAACCGTTATCGATATCCGCGAATTTCCGGGGTCTCGGAAGCCCGGTTTTTCCAAAACGGCGTTATCCAATGCCCTAAACTTATCCGGAATAGAATATTTGCACCTGGTAGAACTCGGTTGCCCAAAACTGGTCCGCGAACGCTATAAGCAAGACAACAACTGGCAAAGTTACAAAAAGAGCTTTCTCGAATACTTGCCAACGCAAGAACAAGCCATAGCAACCGTGGCCGAAATAGCCACTTATTCAAATTGCGCGTTATTGTGCTACGAAGCGGATTATCGCTTTTGCCATCGGTCCCTGGTAGCAGACGCCGTTCGCCAAAATAACGGAACCAACATCGTGCACATCAATCCTGCCGAAGCTAAAACAAGGAAAGCTGAGTCGGTTTCTCCGGCTCTGGCTTAG
- a CDS encoding HNH endonuclease, with translation MSCIFCSSEGTYQSVAHIVPESLGGKTSPIGKPGVTCDACNQYFGQKVESKALQSFPFSGFRVLTGVPSKKGTMPKIQTTAGVVHATGNSGVVQLEPRSDELRRLINSGKVNQLRIIAEVTEPLAVCRTLLKIGLEQLGKHFYEVATSERVRAARDFARRPARSEHWWFIIQANPVKYVSGAHQYTNSSIEIIEREGVLISVLHLLGVSTMIPLEQGTLPPEPRELPEPEYRIIIAKC, from the coding sequence ATGAGTTGTATATTTTGTTCGTCGGAAGGAACTTATCAGTCGGTTGCTCATATAGTTCCTGAGTCTCTTGGTGGAAAAACCTCACCCATCGGAAAGCCAGGAGTGACGTGCGATGCGTGTAATCAATATTTTGGCCAGAAGGTCGAATCCAAAGCCTTGCAAAGCTTTCCCTTCAGTGGCTTCCGAGTTTTAACTGGTGTTCCCTCTAAAAAAGGCACCATGCCCAAAATACAAACGACCGCAGGAGTTGTTCACGCTACAGGGAATTCTGGAGTTGTGCAGCTTGAACCAAGGTCAGACGAACTGCGCAGACTAATTAATTCTGGAAAAGTAAATCAGCTTCGGATAATTGCTGAGGTTACAGAGCCTTTGGCTGTATGCCGCACGCTATTGAAGATCGGCCTGGAACAACTAGGTAAACATTTCTACGAAGTCGCAACGTCTGAAAGAGTTCGAGCGGCGCGAGATTTCGCTAGAAGGCCAGCGCGGAGTGAGCACTGGTGGTTTATTATTCAGGCCAACCCAGTGAAATACGTTTCTGGAGCTCATCAATATACCAACTCTTCGATTGAGATCATTGAACGAGAAGGCGTCTTGATTTCGGTTCTGCACCTGCTTGGTGTATCTACAATGATTCCACTTGAACAAGGGACGTTGCCTCCCGAACCGCGGGAACTTCCTGAACCTGAATACAGAATAATTATTGCTAAGTGTTAA
- a CDS encoding SDH family Clp fold serine proteinase, translating to MTDCFPRTSDTPNQSPLYWVQNKDRYLRQLLIKDIETVTGRELVVYFTDCDNTNAQIDQSDDVAFHELLDKTKNKAIDLLLETNGGFTDATEKICSLLRQTTDDLRVIVPRRAKSNGTVIALCGKSILMGVQSELGPIDPSISGVPAEFIVNAPLGTMSPIDLQYADSVRKQTRKLAKSLLISGMMSNHTEGQVNDTVEKLATKDHYHSHGSSIDADEATRLNLTIEKLAPDDNLWKKIWLLRTMYQYDCMVNGYSKLFEGNYVSSAVIVKRLAA from the coding sequence ATGACCGACTGCTTCCCTAGAACATCTGATACCCCTAATCAATCACCCCTTTATTGGGTGCAAAATAAAGACCGCTATTTACGCCAGCTTTTAATCAAGGATATCGAAACGGTTACCGGAAGAGAGTTAGTCGTTTATTTCACCGATTGCGACAATACCAACGCGCAAATCGACCAAAGCGACGATGTAGCGTTCCATGAGTTGCTAGATAAAACTAAAAACAAGGCCATCGATTTATTGCTCGAAACCAATGGTGGGTTCACCGACGCCACTGAGAAAATTTGTAGTCTGCTACGACAGACCACAGACGATCTTCGCGTTATTGTGCCTCGAAGGGCAAAAAGTAACGGCACTGTTATTGCGCTCTGCGGCAAGAGTATCTTGATGGGGGTTCAATCGGAGCTCGGGCCAATCGATCCGTCTATATCTGGAGTTCCTGCAGAATTTATTGTGAACGCTCCTCTAGGCACAATGAGCCCGATTGACCTTCAGTACGCGGATTCAGTTAGAAAGCAAACGAGAAAATTGGCTAAGTCGTTATTGATTTCCGGCATGATGTCTAATCATACCGAGGGACAAGTTAACGACACCGTAGAAAAATTAGCCACCAAAGACCATTACCATTCTCACGGTTCGTCCATTGATGCCGACGAAGCGACACGCCTTAATTTGACCATTGAAAAATTGGCACCGGACGACAATCTTTGGAAGAAAATCTGGCTATTAAGGACGATGTATCAATACGATTGTATGGTTAACGGATATTCAAAATTGTTTGAAGGCAATTATGTTAGTTCTGCGGTGATTGTTAAAAGACTTGCTGCATAA
- a CDS encoding glycine zipper family protein produces the protein MKTHLSAMLAISALISGCASVSGWRPVIDPRLDQHPETAQLDMLECKALADQASDITKEVGMGAATGAVTGAATGAAVGAIAGSAATGAAGGAILAIPAGLWKGYESNEDFKRAFKTCMRQRGHTLVN, from the coding sequence ATGAAAACTCATTTATCCGCAATGTTAGCTATCTCCGCACTGATTTCAGGCTGTGCCTCCGTGAGCGGTTGGCGTCCGGTTATCGACCCGCGCTTGGATCAACACCCGGAAACCGCTCAGCTCGACATGCTGGAATGTAAAGCACTAGCCGATCAAGCATCGGATATTACTAAAGAAGTGGGCATGGGCGCCGCCACTGGCGCGGTTACCGGTGCAGCAACCGGTGCGGCGGTCGGCGCCATAGCCGGCAGCGCGGCAACCGGTGCCGCAGGCGGCGCCATTTTGGCTATTCCCGCAGGCTTATGGAAAGGCTACGAATCCAACGAAGACTTTAAACGCGCCTTCAAAACCTGCATGCGCCAACGCGGTCACACTCTGGTTAATTAA
- a CDS encoding DUF5681 domain-containing protein, producing the protein MPTPKFKPGQSGNPKGRPKDKTPATMIRKSIVADIPDIVNNLVAMAKAGDIQAAKVLLDRICPPLKPQAMPICLPVNGSLVEQGNEIIMAIMGGQIPADIGGQLIAALSAQSKIIETEELIKRIEVLESQS; encoded by the coding sequence ATGCCAACACCAAAATTTAAACCAGGGCAGTCTGGCAACCCTAAAGGCAGGCCGAAAGACAAAACACCTGCCACAATGATTAGAAAGTCCATTGTGGCCGATATACCGGACATTGTTAATAATTTGGTCGCCATGGCAAAGGCGGGTGATATACAAGCGGCAAAGGTCTTGCTCGATAGGATATGCCCGCCTTTGAAGCCCCAAGCTATGCCGATTTGCTTGCCCGTCAACGGCTCGTTAGTCGAACAAGGGAATGAAATCATTATGGCAATTATGGGCGGTCAAATACCGGCAGACATTGGAGGCCAATTAATTGCGGCTTTGTCAGCACAATCTAAGATTATTGAAACTGAAGAACTAATTAAGCGTATCGAAGTATTAGAGAGTCAATCATGA
- the mch gene encoding methenyltetrahydromethanopterin cyclohydrolase has product MQYHASVNKLTQPLVAHLLDNADKLRLGVEKLENGCTIIDAGINVPGGLEAGRIITEICMGGMGTATLSQSCYTDNWPLTINVHATNPVLSCLGSQYAGWSLSHGKYYALGSGPARAMATKVKDGAVEPVEELYKELEYRDSHDKTVLVIENDAVPPVEIVEKVAAACGVSPADLAIIVTPTSSLAGGVQVVGRVLEVAMHKAHALHFPLENIIDGTGSAPVCPPHPNFVKAMGRTNDAILFAGQVHLFVKGSDEAAEKLAKELPSSTSKDYGKPFADIFKAYEYDFFKVDAMLFSPAVVIVTAVESGKSFRAGKLDNALLDQSFGL; this is encoded by the coding sequence ATGCAATACCACGCTAGCGTCAATAAACTCACTCAGCCTTTGGTGGCTCATCTGCTCGATAACGCCGATAAGCTGCGATTGGGTGTCGAGAAACTGGAAAACGGTTGCACGATTATTGACGCAGGCATCAATGTGCCGGGCGGTCTGGAAGCCGGCCGTATCATTACCGAAATCTGCATGGGCGGTATGGGTACCGCGACCCTGTCGCAAAGCTGCTATACCGATAACTGGCCGCTGACGATTAACGTGCATGCCACTAATCCGGTGTTATCTTGCCTGGGCAGCCAATACGCTGGCTGGAGCTTATCGCACGGCAAATACTACGCCCTGGGTTCCGGCCCCGCCCGCGCCATGGCGACCAAGGTTAAGGACGGTGCCGTTGAGCCGGTCGAAGAGCTGTATAAAGAACTGGAATACCGCGACAGTCATGATAAAACTGTGTTGGTCATCGAAAACGACGCTGTGCCGCCGGTTGAAATTGTGGAAAAAGTGGCTGCCGCTTGCGGCGTATCGCCGGCCGATTTGGCTATTATTGTCACGCCGACCAGTAGTTTGGCGGGTGGTGTGCAAGTGGTGGGCCGGGTGTTGGAAGTGGCGATGCATAAGGCGCATGCCTTGCATTTTCCGTTGGAAAATATTATCGATGGTACTGGTTCCGCGCCAGTTTGTCCGCCGCACCCTAATTTCGTTAAAGCCATGGGGCGCACCAACGACGCGATCTTGTTTGCCGGGCAGGTGCATTTGTTCGTGAAGGGTAGCGACGAAGCGGCCGAGAAACTGGCCAAGGAATTGCCGAGCTCTACATCCAAGGATTACGGCAAACCGTTTGCCGATATTTTCAAGGCTTACGAATACGATTTTTTTAAAGTCGATGCCATGCTGTTTAGTCCTGCCGTGGTGATTGTGACTGCGGTGGAGTCCGGTAAAAGTTTCCGGGCCGGTAAACTGGATAACGCCCTGTTGGATCAATCGTTCGGCCTTTAA
- a CDS encoding ATP-grasp domain-containing protein yields MRRIAIITDDPGWHGKQLCRAFAARSCAAEYVSLTDCKIQVADDLPILIPGFEQTLPDAVFVRGVPGGSLEEVVFYLDILHALKILGVPVYNDGHAIERSVDKAMTSFLLQHAGISTPKTWVLRDRELALAVAERELAAGHYLISKPLFGSQGEGIRRIEKSTDLLWLTGSHGIYYLQRFVECEGEGYSDMRIFVINGKVVAGMRRRGISWLNNVARGASCEPVELTAELTELAIRAVAALSMDYAGVDIIRDRDGRLTVIEVNSVPAWKGLQGACGVDIAGLLVDDLVQRHMYSIKAVA; encoded by the coding sequence TTGCGTCGAATAGCCATTATTACCGATGATCCCGGCTGGCACGGCAAACAGCTTTGCCGCGCCTTTGCTGCCCGCTCCTGTGCCGCGGAGTATGTTTCCCTTACCGATTGCAAGATCCAGGTTGCCGATGACTTGCCGATATTGATCCCCGGTTTTGAACAAACCCTGCCGGATGCCGTGTTCGTACGCGGTGTGCCGGGCGGCTCGCTGGAAGAGGTGGTGTTTTATCTGGATATATTGCATGCCTTAAAAATTTTAGGCGTGCCGGTCTATAACGATGGCCATGCCATCGAACGTAGCGTCGATAAAGCCATGACCAGCTTTTTGTTGCAGCATGCCGGCATTTCCACGCCTAAAACCTGGGTGCTGCGCGATCGGGAACTGGCTCTGGCCGTCGCCGAGCGGGAATTGGCCGCTGGGCATTATTTAATCAGCAAACCCTTATTCGGTTCGCAGGGCGAAGGCATCCGCCGGATAGAAAAATCTACCGATCTACTGTGGCTTACCGGCAGTCACGGCATTTATTATCTGCAGCGTTTCGTCGAATGCGAGGGGGAGGGCTATTCCGATATGCGGATCTTCGTGATTAACGGAAAAGTCGTGGCGGGGATGCGCCGGCGGGGCATTTCCTGGTTGAATAACGTGGCCAGGGGGGCTTCCTGCGAACCCGTCGAATTGACTGCCGAATTGACGGAGCTGGCGATTCGGGCGGTTGCCGCGCTGTCAATGGATTACGCCGGGGTCGATATTATCAGGGACCGCGACGGTCGCTTGACGGTAATTGAAGTCAATAGCGTGCCGGCCTGGAAAGGCCTGCAAGGCGCATGCGGTGTGGATATTGCCGGGTTGTTGGTCGATGATCTGGTGCAGCGGCACATGTATAGCATCAAGGCGGTGGCGTGA
- a CDS encoding triphosphoribosyl-dephospho-CoA synthase, which yields MSVRQALTDAYIQACEVELQAFKPGNVSVFSDGHDMTVNDFRLSAEVSAAPITNPAYSLGEKIYYAVKATREAVACNTNLGIILLCAPLIQAVQLADRPADLRQALDDVLITTTEQDADWVFRAILLASPGGLGESEQQDVHQQATVTLLQAMSIAADKDRIALQYTNCFKDIFDFAILTYNRAFVLSGDSGWAALRVYADMLARYPDSHIERKYGKQYSEWIAEEMALLCKAMDAANKPEEVLTMLYRIDEAFKAKKINPGTTADITVATVLVVLLEQLFRQTDV from the coding sequence GTGAGCGTTCGGCAGGCTTTGACGGATGCCTATATACAGGCTTGTGAGGTCGAACTGCAGGCATTCAAGCCCGGCAATGTCAGTGTGTTTAGCGATGGTCACGATATGACGGTGAATGACTTCAGGCTTAGCGCCGAAGTTAGCGCGGCGCCAATTACCAATCCGGCTTATAGCTTGGGCGAAAAAATCTATTACGCGGTCAAAGCCACTCGCGAGGCTGTCGCCTGCAATACCAATCTGGGAATAATTTTGCTTTGCGCGCCGTTGATTCAGGCTGTCCAGCTCGCTGACCGGCCAGCCGATTTACGTCAAGCGTTAGACGACGTATTGATCACCACCACCGAGCAGGATGCGGATTGGGTGTTTCGGGCAATTTTATTGGCATCGCCCGGCGGCTTGGGCGAATCCGAACAGCAGGATGTGCATCAACAAGCGACGGTCACCTTGTTGCAAGCCATGTCGATTGCGGCGGACAAGGATAGAATTGCCTTGCAGTATACAAATTGCTTTAAAGATATTTTTGATTTTGCAATTTTAACGTATAATCGTGCTTTCGTTTTGTCTGGCGATAGCGGCTGGGCTGCATTAAGGGTTTATGCCGACATGCTAGCTCGTTATCCGGATAGCCATATTGAGCGAAAGTATGGAAAGCAGTATTCAGAGTGGATTGCGGAGGAGATGGCTTTGTTATGCAAGGCGATGGATGCCGCTAATAAGCCGGAAGAGGTTTTGACTATGCTGTATCGCATTGACGAAGCTTTTAAGGCGAAAAAAATCAATCCGGGTACAACCGCTGACATTACTGTCGCAACAGTACTGGTGGTGCTACTGGAACAGCTTTTTAGACAAACTGATGTCTAA
- the fae gene encoding formaldehyde-activating enzyme produces the protein MAKITNMRVGESLVGEGNEIAHIDLIVGPRGSAAETAFANALTNNKDGFSTLLAVVAPNLMVKPATILFNKVTIKGSKQAVQMFGPAQRGVAMAVADCVEDGTIPADEADDLFVSVGVFIHWMAEDDAKIESFNYAATKEALKRAVAGSPTAAEVVAGKKEAKHPFAVNNEA, from the coding sequence ATGGCTAAAATTACAAACATGCGCGTTGGCGAATCTTTGGTTGGCGAAGGCAATGAAATTGCTCACATCGACTTGATCGTCGGCCCACGTGGCTCAGCTGCTGAAACTGCGTTTGCTAACGCTTTAACAAACAACAAAGACGGTTTCTCCACTCTGTTGGCTGTTGTTGCACCTAACCTGATGGTTAAACCAGCAACCATTCTGTTCAACAAAGTCACCATCAAAGGTTCAAAACAAGCCGTTCAAATGTTTGGACCAGCGCAACGCGGCGTAGCCATGGCTGTTGCTGATTGCGTTGAAGACGGTACTATCCCTGCTGACGAAGCTGATGATTTGTTCGTATCTGTCGGTGTTTTCATCCACTGGATGGCTGAAGACGACGCTAAAATCGAATCATTCAACTATGCTGCAACGAAAGAAGCTTTGAAACGCGCTGTTGCGGGTTCACCTACTGCTGCTGAAGTTGTTGCCGGCAAAAAAGAAGCAAAACACCCATTCGCAGTTAACAACGAAGCATAA
- a CDS encoding HisA/HisF-related TIM barrel protein → MQIIPVIDLKDGLVVYAQRGNRAHYQPIHLHSVLTDGSDIDAVMAGFLNLHPFKQFYIADLNAITGSGNHLPLIESLLTSYPAIEFWIDSGSQLSQISAERPNLKRIIGTESQQSPASHSERPFILSLDYKDQQPAGHHSWFEQSRYWPDRIIVMTLSRVGSNSGPDLEKLTELRRRHPGKQFIAAGGIRHVNDLENLKIRGIQAALLATALHNGAIGSEQIKNL, encoded by the coding sequence ATGCAGATTATCCCAGTGATCGATTTAAAGGATGGCTTGGTCGTGTATGCCCAGCGCGGCAACCGAGCTCACTATCAACCGATACATTTACATTCTGTCTTGACTGACGGCAGCGATATCGATGCCGTTATGGCGGGATTTTTAAATCTACATCCGTTCAAACAATTTTATATCGCCGATTTAAACGCCATTACCGGTTCGGGTAACCATCTGCCGTTAATCGAATCCCTGCTAACCAGCTACCCCGCTATCGAGTTCTGGATCGATAGCGGCAGCCAATTATCTCAGATAAGCGCAGAGCGGCCGAATCTAAAACGTATAATCGGCACAGAATCGCAACAGTCGCCTGCCAGTCACTCCGAACGGCCCTTTATTCTTTCGCTGGATTATAAAGATCAACAACCGGCCGGCCACCATTCCTGGTTCGAACAAAGCCGATACTGGCCGGACAGGATTATCGTAATGACTTTGAGCCGGGTGGGTAGCAACAGCGGTCCGGATTTGGAAAAACTGACCGAATTACGTCGCCGGCATCCGGGAAAACAATTCATTGCCGCCGGCGGTATACGGCATGTAAACGATTTAGAAAATCTTAAAATCCGCGGCATACAGGCAGCGTTGCTGGCTACCGCGCTGCACAACGGCGCTATCGGCAGCGAACAAATCAAAAACCTATAG
- a CDS encoding ATP-grasp domain-containing protein: MKILVFEYITGGGFAGQVLPVSLLAEGRMMLQALLDDLKFLPNLPALLPLDDRCLNVSLPRGTEVVPVAQTDDIKHILTDLISRAGLIWLIAPESAGVLTGLAQLAGAQQKILLLSQPETLAICANKLSTYHCLLANGIPAVETLSLRGLHEAPFSACVIKPIDGVGCEGSLIVENPTHYPAAIAKLMNHESLLVQPLLAGQVLSLSCLFKQGRGWLLCCNQQQVEVRQNRFSLQACLVNAGYPQLTLYQELVDSVAAAMPGLWGYIGIDIIDTPDRGPLILEINPRLTTSYVGIRQATGINVVEQVLRLLDGDPYLCFSNNQPVLVDIQ, encoded by the coding sequence TTGAAAATTCTTGTATTCGAATACATCACGGGCGGAGGATTCGCGGGACAGGTTTTACCCGTTTCGCTGCTGGCCGAAGGCCGTATGATGTTACAGGCTTTACTGGACGATCTGAAATTTTTGCCGAATTTACCGGCGCTGTTGCCGCTGGACGATCGCTGTCTGAATGTGTCTTTACCGCGCGGTACCGAGGTGGTGCCTGTCGCTCAAACCGATGATATCAAGCACATTTTAACGGATTTGATTTCACGAGCCGGTTTAATATGGTTGATTGCGCCGGAGAGCGCAGGTGTATTGACGGGATTGGCGCAACTGGCAGGCGCTCAGCAAAAAATTTTATTGTTATCGCAGCCCGAAACCTTGGCCATTTGCGCGAACAAGTTGTCCACTTACCATTGTTTATTGGCCAATGGCATTCCGGCGGTTGAGACGCTGTCTTTGAGGGGTTTGCATGAGGCACCTTTCTCCGCCTGCGTCATTAAGCCGATTGACGGGGTAGGCTGCGAGGGCAGTTTGATCGTTGAAAACCCAACGCATTATCCGGCCGCGATAGCTAAGCTAATGAACCACGAGAGCTTGTTAGTGCAGCCATTGCTGGCGGGACAGGTCTTAAGTTTATCTTGTCTGTTTAAACAGGGCAGGGGCTGGTTGTTATGTTGCAATCAACAGCAAGTCGAGGTCCGGCAAAATAGGTTCAGCCTGCAGGCTTGTCTGGTCAATGCCGGCTATCCTCAATTGACGCTTTATCAGGAATTAGTGGATAGCGTTGCCGCCGCCATGCCCGGTTTATGGGGTTATATCGGTATCGATATTATCGATACGCCCGACCGTGGTCCGCTGATTCTGGAAATCAATCCGCGCCTGACCACTTCGTATGTCGGTATCCGCCAGGCGACCGGCATTAACGTTGTCGAACAGGTGCTACGTTTGCTGGATGGCGATCCGTATTTATGTTTTTCCAATAACCAACCGGTTCTGGTTGATATTCAATAA
- a CDS encoding hydantoinase/oxoprolinase family protein, with product MQKHIMGWDIGGAHVKAALLNEAGVVLQVIQQPCPLWKGLAYLEHAIQAVLQVLPGACERHAVTMTGELVDCFSDREEGVAAIIHTLQDQLNAATMLIFAGNQGFIKLEAVNQTHYPAIASANWIASAQLTAKLRERALFVDIGSTTTDILLIENHSLQALGDTDYTRLVSGELVYTGIVRTAVMAVAQQAEFKGQNMGLMAEYFATMADVYRITGDLNEAHDQSDTADGAEKTARASARRLSRMTGYDFTESDWPLWQAFALTLKQQQKDKLYQACLRQVQRTASTAGLGFVGAGVGRFLAKEIAGEFGLEYLDFNLLLASSAEVGEIDAADCAPAVAVAYLARDVG from the coding sequence ATGCAAAAACATATCATGGGCTGGGATATTGGCGGCGCCCACGTCAAAGCCGCGTTACTCAATGAGGCAGGCGTAGTGTTGCAGGTGATACAGCAGCCTTGCCCGCTTTGGAAAGGTTTGGCTTATTTGGAGCATGCCATCCAGGCGGTTTTGCAGGTTTTACCCGGCGCATGCGAGCGCCATGCCGTTACCATGACCGGCGAATTAGTGGATTGTTTTTCCGACCGGGAAGAGGGCGTGGCGGCCATTATCCACACTCTGCAAGACCAGCTGAATGCCGCAACCATGCTGATTTTTGCCGGCAACCAAGGGTTTATCAAACTGGAGGCGGTTAATCAAACGCATTATCCGGCCATCGCCTCCGCAAACTGGATCGCCAGTGCTCAACTGACCGCTAAACTGCGGGAGAGGGCCTTATTTGTCGATATCGGTAGCACGACTACAGATATCCTGCTGATCGAAAACCATTCGCTGCAAGCCCTGGGCGACACCGATTACACACGTCTGGTATCGGGCGAGCTGGTGTATACGGGCATTGTACGCACCGCTGTAATGGCGGTCGCCCAGCAGGCCGAGTTCAAAGGTCAAAATATGGGGTTGATGGCCGAATATTTTGCCACCATGGCCGATGTTTACCGCATCACAGGCGACTTAAACGAAGCCCACGACCAAAGCGATACCGCTGATGGCGCGGAAAAAACCGCGCGGGCCAGCGCCCGGCGCTTGTCGCGCATGACCGGCTACGATTTTACCGAAAGCGACTGGCCGTTATGGCAGGCATTCGCCCTAACCTTAAAGCAACAGCAAAAAGATAAGTTATATCAAGCGTGTTTGAGGCAGGTGCAAAGAACAGCCTCGACGGCAGGATTAGGCTTCGTCGGCGCCGGGGTAGGGCGCTTTTTGGCCAAGGAAATCGCCGGCGAATTCGGGCTTGAATATCTGGATTTTAACCTGTTGCTTGCCTCTTCGGCGGAGGTCGGCGAAATCGATGCCGCCGATTGCGCGCCGGCGGTTGCCGTCGCTTATCTGGCTCGGGATGTTGGTTAA